The following coding sequences lie in one Cotesia glomerata isolate CgM1 linkage group LG5, MPM_Cglom_v2.3, whole genome shotgun sequence genomic window:
- the LOC123266072 gene encoding uncharacterized protein LOC123266072, whose protein sequence is MYAKIESKRLRYLRYNQQKLRAEEYIHLRDAINNNADVAEIGNHVILPSSYVGSPRHMQEYIQDALTFVREYGRPCLFITFTCNPKWPEISSLLLPGQNAIHRHDITARVFRQKLKSLISFITKSHVFGPTRCWMYSVEWQKRGLPHAHILVWFIDKIRPEEIDSIISAEIPDPSTDQLLFDIVTTNMIHGPCGTLNSSSPCMADGKCTKNFPKDFTNDTVTNVDGYPIYRRRNPENGGQSFIKNIINTDIDIDNRWVVPYSPLLSKTYNAHINVEFCSSVKSIKYICKYVHKGSDMAVFRVENTNVNAPPVNKNDEITLYQIGRYISSNEAAWRIFGFPIHERDPAVVQLAIHLENGQRVFFTNETAIDRAINPPKTTLTAFFELCNRADDFGAFARTLLYLKD, encoded by the coding sequence ATGTACGCGAAGATTGAGAGCAAACGACTACGATACTTACGATATAATCAACAAAAGCTGCGTGCGGAAGAGTACATTCATTTGCGAGACGCTATCAACAACAACGCCGACGTCGCCGAAATTGGTAACCATGTCATTTTACCATCATCGTACGTAGGCAGTCCACGTCATATGCAAGAATATATACAGGATGCTCTGACTTTCGTGCGCGAATATGGACGAccatgtttatttatcacgttCACATGTAATCCAAAATGGCCAGAGATTTCATCTTTGCTACTGCCTGGCCAAAATGCAATACATCGCCATGACATTACAGCACGTGTGTTCAGACAAAAGTTGAAGTCTTTAATAAGTTTCATTACTAAATCACATGTATTTGGTCCCACACGTTGCTGGATGTATTCGGTTGAGTGGCAAAAGCGAGGATTACCTCATGCACACATTTTGGTTTGGTTCATCGACAAAATCCGTCCTGAAGAAATCGATAGTATCATTTCTGCGGAAATTCCAGATCCATCCACTGACCAACTgctgtttgatattgttacaACAAACATGATTCATGGTCCATGTGGTACTCTTAATAGTTCATCGCCTTGCATGGCTGATGGAAaatgtactaaaaatttccctaAAGATTTTACCAATGATACGGTCACAAATGTCGACGGATACCCAATATATCGTCGAAGAAATCCTGAAAATGGCggacaatcatttattaaaaatatcatcaacacAGACATTGATATTGACAATCGTTGGGTGGTGCCATATTCGCCTCTGCTGAGCAAGACATATAATgctcatattaatgttgagtTCTGCAGTTCTGTGAAGAGCATCAAATACATTTGCAAGTATGTCCATAAAGGCAGTGATATGGCTGTGTTTAGAGTGGAAAATACTAATGTGAATGCTCCTCCAGTGAATAAAAACGATGAAATAACGCTCTACCAAATTGGTCGGTACATCAGCTCCAATGAAGCTGCTTGGCGTATCTTTGGTTTTCCAATTCATGAACGGGATCCAGCAGTTGTTCAGTTAGCCATCCATCTTGAAAACGGTCAGCGTGTATTTTTCACGAACGAGACAGCGATTGATCGTGCAATAAATCCACCTAAAACTACACTCACtgcattttttgaattgtgtaaTCGTGCGGATGATTTTGGTGCCTTTGCACGAACATTACTCTATTTAAaagattga